A section of the Sphaerodactylus townsendi isolate TG3544 linkage group LG11, MPM_Stown_v2.3, whole genome shotgun sequence genome encodes:
- the STEAP4 gene encoding metalloreductase STEAP4, which produces MEQNTTSMPLTSDLPIKKQTVCIFGTGDFGRSLGQKMMQCGYSIVFGSRNPQNSKMIPQGATVLSHVEAAETSDIIIVAINRLYYDFLERLKETLHGKVLVDISNNPKMNQYPEANAEYLARLLPESKVVKAFNTVSAWALQSGALDASRQVFVCGNDSKSKERVMDIVRSLGLTPLDKGSLLAAKEIEDYPLQLFPMWKYSIYMSLGLSIVLFIYCIIREVVYNSVVNNKDYSFFIIIRIPNRICPVVALILLALVYLPGIFAAVLQLYRGTKYRRFPDWLDKWMLCRKQLGLVALAYAFVHVLYTLVIPLRYYVTWKRNSYVLQQAFNNKTDPFDTVNGWISDSYLAMGILGFSLFVLLGITSLPSVSNSVNWREFRFVQSYLGYLTLVLCTAHTLLYGGKRFLLASYPWGLPAVYIFSLIIPCIVLVMKFILIFPCLDRPLTAIRQGWERKPKDLYEPHSNLGKSSV; this is translated from the exons ATGGAGCAGAACACCACGTCGATGCCTCTTACTTCAGATCTACCTATCAAGAAGCAGACAGTGTGTATTTTTGGAACAGGAGATTTTGGAAGATCTCTAGGACAGAAGATGATGCAGTGTGGCTATTCTATAGTATTCGGAAGCCGAAATCCTCAGAATTCCAAAATGATTCCTCAAGGAGCCACAGTGTTATCCCATGTAGAAGCTGCAGAGACATCTGACATCATCATAGTAGCAATCAACAGACTATATTATGACTTCCTTGAAAGGCTAAAGGAAACTCTCCATGGGAAAGTGTTGGTGGATATTAGCAACAACCCCAAAATGAACCAGTATCCTGAGGCGAATGCTGAATATCTTGCCCGCCTGTTGCCAGAGAGTAAAGTGGTAAAAGCATTTAACACAGTGTCGGCATGGGCTCTACAGTCAGGAGCACTGGATGCAAGCAGACAG GTTTTTGTCTGTGGCAATGACAGCAAATCAAAAGAAAGGGTGATGGATATTGTCCGAAGCCTTGGCCTCACTCCACTGGATAAGGGATCACTCTTGGCAGCAAAAGAAATTGAAGATTACCCTCTGCAACTCTTCCCGATGTGGAAGTATTCCATTTATATGTCTCTAGGCCTCAGTATTGTTCTTTTTATCTATTGTATAATCCGAGAGGTAGTCTACAATTCTGTTGTGAACAACAAAGACTATTCCTTTTTCATAATCATTCGTATTCCAAACCGTATCTGCCCAGTTGTGGCACTCATCCTTCTTGCTTTGGTTTACTTGCCCGGGATCTTTGCTGCTGTTCTGCAGTTATACAGAGGGACAAAATACAGACGCTTTCCAGACTGGCTAGATAAATGGATGCTCTGCAGGAAACAGCTCGGCCTGGTTGCCTTAGCTTATGCTTTCGTACATGTTCTGTATACACTTGTCATTCCTCTACGCTATTACGTAACATGGAAGCGCAACTCTTATGTTCTTCAACAG GCATTTAACAACAAAACTGATCCATTTGATACTGTTAATGGCTGGATTAGCGACTCATATCTTGCTATGGGTATCTTGGGCTTCTCCCTGTTCGTTCTGCTCGGAATCACATCCTTGCCGTCTGTCAGCAACAGCGTCAACTGGAGAGAGTTTCGGTTTGTTCAG TCCTATCTGGGCTATCTCACACTGGTTCTGTGCACTGCCCATACTCTACTCTATGGTGGAAAGAGATTTTTGCTCGCTAGTTATCCATGGGGACTTCCTGCTGTTTACATCTTCTCGCTCATTATCCCTTGTATTGTGTTGGTCATGAAGTTTATTCTGATATTTCCATGCCTTGACAGACCGCTCACCGCCATTCGtcagggctgggagagaaaaccCAAAGACCTATATGAGCCCCACAGCAACCTTGGCAAATCCTCTGTATAA